The following coding sequences are from one Gossypium hirsutum isolate 1008001.06 chromosome A12, Gossypium_hirsutum_v2.1, whole genome shotgun sequence window:
- the LOC107933471 gene encoding zinc finger CCCH domain-containing protein 54 — translation MDSDLVRSVHTSNARRMIYYCYTKLMLKIKLFKLLERLISFDEYEAYRKNQCRRCLGFHIETVVDKYDYGSKLISSNKEQQFISSFNLAQAHAEAEAEAQAQAQAQAQAQAQAQAQALARYNNALDEAIYGSDEFRMYAYKIKRCTRMRSHDWTECPYAHRGEKAQRRDPRKFPYTAIACPAFRNGKCQKGDACEFAHGVFEYWLHPVKYRTRACNAGMFCQRKVCFFAHTPDQLRSDSKFSGPFAHKGRMVMKRRGDHQLMMMMMGSPSGGVEGSTSMQAQYVEPSPPPPPPPHQLEGVSTLLKSLRVLKMREDEERELNNKKNKNNSIKYEDEDEDGDGDGVEMADMDLPHLDWITELVK, via the exons ATGGATTCTGATTTAGTGAGATCAGTTCATACTTCAAATGCTCGCCGAATGATTTACTATTGCTACACCAAACTGATGCTGAAAATTAAGCTATTCAAGTTGCTCGAACGTCTGATATCTTTTGATGAGTATGAAGCTTATCGTAAAAATCAATGTCGAAGATGCTTAGGGTTTCACATAGAAACGGTTGTTGACAAGTATGATTATGGAAGCAAATTGATAAGCAGCAACAAAG AGCAACAGTTTATCTCCAGCTTTAATCTTGCCCAGGCCCATGCTGAGGCCGAGGCTGAAGCTCAAGCTCAAGCTCAGGCACAGGCACAGGCACAGGCTCAGGCTCAGGCTCAAGCTCTGGCTCGATACAACAATGCCCTTGATGAAGCCATCTATGGGTCCGATGAATTCCGCATGTACGCTTACAAGATCAAACGCTGCACCAGGATGCGCAGCCACGATTGGACGGAGTGCCCCTACGCCCACCGTGGTGAGAAGGCTCAACGCCGGGACCCTCGCAAGTTCCCCTACACCGCCATTGCCTGCCCTGCCTTCCGCAACGGGAAATGCCAAAAGGGCGACGCCTGCGAGTTCGCTCACGGCGTATTCGAGTACTGGCTGCACCCCGTCAAGTACCGCACGCGTGCATGCAATGCTGGCATGTTCTGCCAACGTAAGGTTTGTTTCTTTGCCCACACACCAGACCAGCTGAGGTCCGACTCCAAATTCAGCGGCCCTTTTGCACACAAGGGGAGGATGGTGATGAAAAGGAGAGGAGATCATcagctgatgatgatgatgatggggtCTCCATCAGGTGGTGTAGAAGGTTCCACGTCAATGCAGGCACAATATGTGGAGCCATCACCACCACCACCGCCGCCGCCACATCAACTGGAAGGGGTTTCGACTTTGCTCAAGAGTTTGAGGGTATTGAAGATGAGGGAAGATGAGGAAAGGGAGctgaataataagaaaaataagaacaataGTATTAAGTATGAGGATGAGGATGAGGATGGGGACGGGGACGGGGTTGAGATGGCGGATATGGATTTGCCACATCTTGACTGGATTACAGAGTTAGTGAAATAA